DNA from Fundidesulfovibrio terrae:
TTATCTCGTGCTCAAGAGGTTCTCCATCCCCGAGGACAAGCTGCCCATGGGCGCGACCCTCATCAACGAGCCCCTCTCCTTCTACACCATCAACAAGCAGATCGTCTGGATCAGCCTCTCGGGCTTCTTCCTGCTGGTGTTCGTGCTGGTGCTCCTGGCCACGTCCATCATCCAGAAGCGCTCGGTGGAGATGCAGATCAAGAACCAGCTGTCGTTCCTGTCCATCCTCATGGACACCATCCCCCTCCCCTTGTCCTACAAGAGCCTGGACGGGCTTTACCTGGGTTGCAACATGGCCTTCGAGAAGTGGTTCGGGGTCATGCGGGGCGACCTGCTGGGCAACGCCGCGCACCCGCTGGCCACACGCTTCGACGCCGCCGAGCGCCACTTGCTGGCCAAGCCCGGAGTGCTCAGCTTCGAGACCGACATGCTCGACGCCGTGGGCAACACCCACGGCGTCATCGTCAGCAAAGCCACCTACAGAGACGCCAAGGGCGAGATCGCGGGCGTGGTGGAGGCCATCCAGGACATCACCCTGCGCCGCGAGGCGGAAAAGGCCCTGCGCCGCTCCCAGTCCATGCTCCAGACCGTGCTCAACAACATCCCCCAGCTGGTCTACTGGAAGGGCAGGGACCTCAACTACCTGGGCGTGAACCGGTCCTTCCTGGACTTTTTCGGACTGGAGGGTCCCGAGGACATCGTGGGCAAGGACGTCTCCGCCCTGCTCCCCGACGAGGACACCGCCTCCATCGAGGAGGCGAACCGGCGCGTGCTCCTGTCCGGCCACCCGGTGCACCGGCGCGAGTGGACCCTGAACATGGACGGGCGCGAGCCGGTCAGCCTGGAGATGACCATCGTCCCCCTGCACGACGAGAAGGGCGAGATCATGGGCGTCCTGGGCACCGCCGAGGACGTCACCGCAAAGCTCAGCCTGGAGCGCCAGCTGCTGCAGTCCCAGAAGATGGAGGCCATCGGCGCGCTGGCCGGGGGCATCGCCCACGACTTCAACAACATCCTCACCTCCATCATCAATTCCACCGAACTGGCCCTCATGGACTTGCCGGCGGAATCCGACACCGCCCTGGACCTGGAGCGCACCCTCAAGGCCGCCCGGCGCGGCTCGCGGCTGGTGCAGCAGATACTCTCCTTCAGCCGCCCCTCCCAGGAGGGCTTCGCCCCCACGGACATGGCCGAGGTGGTGCACGAGGCCCTGGCCATCTTCGCGGCCACCCTGCCCCGCAACATCACCCTGAGCGAACGTATCGACGTCCACCCGGCCATCGCCTTCGCCGACCCCACCCAGGTGCACCAGATCGTCATGAACCTGTGCGCCAACGCCTTCCAGGCCATGCGGGAAAAGGGCGGTCACATGTCCATCGAGCTCACCGAGAGGGAACTGGACGAGGTCCAGGCCGAGATGATCAACATCCCCGCCGGACGCTACCTGCGCCTCTCCGTCACCGACTCGGGGCCGGGCATCCCGCCGGACATCATGGACCGCATCTTCGATCCGTTCTTCACCACCAAGTCCAAGGGCGAGGGCACGGGCCTGGGGCTGGCGGTGGTGCACGGCATCGTCAAGTCCCACCGGGGCGGGCTCAAGGTGGTGAGCCAGCCGGGGAGCCGCACCAGCTTCGAAATCTACCTGCCCAAGCAGGGCGACTTCGATTCCGGCAAGCTCCTCGCCCTGCCCGCCGCCGGCCCCGTGCGCCGGGGGGACGAGCACATTCTCTTCGTGGAGGACGACGAGGACCAGCTCAAGGTGATCCCCCGGGTGCTCAAGCTCCTGGGGTACGCGGTCACGGCCAAGAACGGCGCGGCCGACGCCCTGGATTTCCTGGCCAAGACCCCCGGCCAGGTGGAAGTTGTGGTCACGGATTTCGACATGCCGGGACTCTCCGGAGTGGAATTCGCCGAACGCCTGGCCACCCTTGCCCCGAAACTGCCTGTGATCCTGGTTTCCGGCAGGCGCAGCTCCTTGACCGCGGCGGAACGCGCGGGCAACATCCGTACGGTGCTTCTCAAACCCTACAACGGCGACGACCTGGCCCGGGCCATCGGGCAGGTTCTCGACGCCGGGCGCAAATAGCAAATACATGTCCACAATTCTCGTAATCGACGACGATCAGGAAATCCGCGACACCTTCCAGAGCCTCTCCAGGCGCATGCACTACCGCTTCCTCGGGGCGGGAAACCTGGCGGACGGCCTGGCCCTGGTCCGCTCGGAGGCCGTTGACGTGGTCCTCCTGGACATCCGCCTGCCGGACGGCAACGGCCTGGACGCCCTGCCCGACATCCGGCGCGGGGACAATCCGCCGGAGGTCATCATCCTGACCGGCCTCGGCGATCCGGACGGCGCGGAAATGGCCATCTCCGGCGGCGCGTGGGACTATCTGGTCAAGCCCGCGCCCATCAAGCAAACCATGCTCTCGCTCACCCGAGCGCTCAAGTACCACAAGGAAAAAGGCCAGGACGTCTCCACGGTGTCTCTGCGCCGGGAGGCCATCATCGGGTCGAGCCCCAGGATGGAGGCCTGCCTGGACCTGGTGGCCCAGGCCTCGCGCCTGACCGGCCCGGTGCTCATCACCGGCGAAACCGGCACCGGCAAGGAGCTCATGGCCCGCACCATCCACCAGAACTCGCCCCGGGCCACCGGGGACTTCGTGGCCGTGGACTGCGCCTCGCTCACGGAGACGTTGCTGGAGAGCACCCTGTTCGGGCACCGCAAGGGCTCCTTCACCGGAGCCGACCAGGACCGGCCGGGCCTGGTGAAGCTGGCCGACGGGGGGACGCTTTTCCTGGACGAGGTGGGCGAGATGCCCATGGGCATCCAGAAGGCCTTCCTGCGCGTGCTCCAGGAGAAGCGCTTCCGGCCGGTGGGGGCCAGCGCCGAGGTGCAGAGCGATTTCCGGCTCATCGCGGCCACCAACCGCGACCTGGAGGAGATGGCCGCGCGCGGCGAGTTCCGCCAGGACCTGCTCTTCCGCCTCAAGACCTTCGTCATCGCCCTGCCGTCCCTGCGCGAGCGGCGCGAGGATATCAAGCTGCTCACCCTGAGCCACCTGGACGCCCTGTGCCAGCGCTACGGCCTGCCCACCAAGGGGGTGGGAACGGACTTCTCGGACATGCTCATGGCCTATTCCTGGCCCGGCAACGTACGCGAGCTCTTCGGGGTGCTGGAGCGCGCCCTGGCGGCCGCCGGCATGGAGCCCACCCTCTACGCCAAGCACCTGCCCCCGGAGGTGCGCATCCAGGTGATGAAGGCCTCCATTGAGCGCGGCCGCAGGGAGGAGACGCCGGTGCAGCTCCCCGTGCCCCAGCACAAGGAGCCCTGCGCGGGCATCCTCCCCACGCTCAAGGCATTCAAGGAATCCAAGGAGCGCGAATACCTGGACGCCCTGCTCTTCCAGACCGAGCGCGACCTGACGGCCATGCTGGACACCTCGGGGCTGTCCCGGTCGCACCTGTACGCTCTCTTGAAAAAGCACAATATCGTGCTCTAGCTTCACGCTCCTCGCGCCCTATTCCGGCTTCAGGCCGTGTCCGGAAACCCGGACACGGCCTTTTCATCCGGAAATCCGGACAGACTTATTTGTCTTCGAAACGCTACCAAAATGTCGGCAACCATGCGCTTTCATGGGGCATGAGAGAATTTCCGGCATTTTGGACGTTCACGTCCCCCCAGACCAGTCAATTCTACAACATGCCGTAATAAAAGATTTTATTTTATTCGTCCGGTTTGGCACGATTGTTGTTTAGGGCTTGGCGACCGAACCCCTCCTTGACCGGGGAGGATTCCTTCAACTTACAAATTTACCGGGAGAATTTCAGATGGTCAGCCAGTCTCTCAAGCAGGCTTTCGCGGGCGTCGTCGGCAACGACAACGTCATGGACGCCGAGGCCGACAAACACTCCTACTCGTACGACGCGGCGGTGCTCGACCCCGTGCTTCCCTCCCTGGTGGTGCGCCCCACCACCATGGAAGCCATGGGCAAAGTGGTGAAGCTCTGCAACGACAACGGACTGCCCATCACCGTCCGCGGCGCGGGCACCAACCTGTCCGGCGGCACAATTCCCTCCAAGGGCGGCGTCGTCCTGCTGACCAACGCCCTGGATAAGATCCTCGAGATCAACGAAGAGGACATGTACGCCGTGGTCCAGACCGGCGCCATCACCGCCAAGTTCGCCGCCGCCGTGGCCGCCAAGGGGCTGTTCTATCCTCCCGACCCGGGCAGCCAGGCCGCCTCCACCCTGGGCGGCAACGTGGCTGAGAACGCCGGTGGCCTGCGCGGCCTGAAGTACGGCGTCACCAAAGACTACGTCATGGGCGTCAACTTCTTCGACGTCGAGGGCAACTACTGCAAGTCCGGCTCCCGCACCGTGAAGTGCGTCACCGGCCTGAACATCCCCCAGCTGATGGTGGGCTCCGAGGGCACCCTGGCGGTCATGAGCGAATTCATCCTGAAGCTCATCCCCCCGCCGCAGGCCTCCAAGGCCATGATGGCCATCTTCCCCGACGTGATGACCGCGTCGCGCACCGTGTCCGCCATCATCGCCAACAAGGTGGTGCCCTGCACCCTGGAGTTCATGGACAACTTCACCATCGGAGCCGTTGAAGGCTACGCCAAGGTCGGCCTGCCCACCGACGCCGGGTCGCTCCTGCTCATCGAAGTGGACGGCCATCCCGCCCAGGTGGCCGAGGAAGCCGAGAAGGTGGAGAACATCTGCAAGCAGAACGGCTGCACCCGCCTGCAGGTGGCCAAGGACGCCGCGGAGCGCAACAAGGTGTGGGAAGCCCGTCGCGCCGCCCTGTCCTCGCTCGCCCGCCTGCGTCCCACCACCGTGCTGGAAGACGCCACCGTGCCCCGCTCCAAGATTCCGGCCATGATGGAGTCCCTGAACAAGATCGCCAAGGACTACAAGCTGACCATCGGCACCTTCGGCCACGCCGGCGACGGCAACCTGCACCCCACCATCCTGTGCGACCGCCGCGACAAGGAAGAGTTCCACCGCGTCGAAAAGGGCGTGGACGCCATCTTCCAGGCCGCCCTGGACCTGGGCGGCACCCTCTCCGGCGAGCACGGCATCGGGCTGGCCAAGTCCAAGTACATGGAGCTTGAGACCAACAAGGCCAGCGTCCTGTACTCCAAGCGGATCAAGGCCGCCGCGGACCCCAAGAACATCTTGAATCCCGGCAAGATCCTGGGGGAGTAGGACCATGGCTGATCTTAACCAGATGATCAAAATGCTCGGCGAGCTGGACGACCAGCTCGTCAACTGCATGCGCTGCGGCATGTGCCAGAGCGTGTGCCCGCTGTTTGCCGAGACCGGCCGCGAGTCCGACGTGGCCCGCGGCAAGATCGCCCTGCTGGAATTCCTCGGCCACGAGATGATCCAGGACGCCAAGGCCGTAAAGGACCGCCTGGACAAGTGCCTGCTGTGCGGTTCCTGCGCGGCGGCCTGCCCCTCCGGCGTCAAGGCCGTGGACATCTTCCTCAAGGCCAGGGCCATCGTCACCGCTTACGTGGGCCTCTCCCCGGTCAAGAAAGCCATCTTCCGGGGCATGCTCAGCAAGCCCAAACTGTTCAACAACCTGCTGGCCCTCGGGACCAAGTTCCAGGGGTTCTTCACATCTCCGGTGAACGATATCATCGGATCTTCCTGTTCCAAGCTGCTTTCGCCGCTTCTGGGAGACAGGCACCTGCTCTCCCTCGCGGACAAGCCTCTTCGCAGCATCGGAAACCTGAACACCGCTCCGGGCAAGAGCGGCCTGAAGGTGGCATTCTTCTACGGCTGCGTGGTGGACAAGATGTTCACCAGCGTGGGCGAAGCCATCCTGAAGGTGTTCAAGCATCACGGCGTGGGCGTTTACATGCCCATCGACCAGGTCTGTTGCGGCGTTCCCTCCCTGGCCTCGGGCGACATGAAAAGCTTCGAGGACCTGGTGCGGATGAACCTCAAGCTCTTCGGCAAGGGTGATTTCGATTACATCATCACCCCCTGCGGCACCTGCACGTCGGCATTCCACCACGTGTGGCCGCTCATGGGCACGGGGCTCTCCCAGGCTGAACGCGACCAGATCGAGATGCTCGCCGGCAAGGCCATGGATATCAACGCCTTTATCGCGGACAAGCTGGGCGTTACCGAGGTCGAACCGTCGTCCGATGCCAAGAAGGTCACGATCCACGATCCCTGCCACCTCAAGAAGAGCTTGGGGGTGTCCGGGCAGGTGAGGACCGTGCTCAAGGCCAATCCGAACCTGAACGTGGTGGAGATGAGCGGCTCTGACGTCTGCTGCGGCTGCGGCGGATCGTTCAACCTGCAGCACTACTCCGTCTCCACCAAGATCGGGAAGAAGAAGCGCGACAGCATCGCGGCCACGGGGGCCGAGATCGTCGCCGCTGGTTGCCCGGCCTGCATGATGCAGATCGCGGACATGATGTCCCAGGCCGGAGACCGCGTCGCCATCAAACACCCCGTGGAGCTGTACGCCCAGACCCTTGGGTAAATTGTATCAACCCTTTGAAGGAGGAAGTGATGGAAGCCTGGACCCAAATCTATGACCCCATTAGCAAGAGCATTGGGATTTCGGCGCTCGTGGCCGGTATCCCGATCTACGCCCTGTTCTATCTGCTGGCAGTGAAACGCATGAAGGGCCATGTCGCGGGCGGCATCGCCTCCCTCCTCGCTCTGGTGCTTGGCATTCTGGTGTGGGGCATCCCGGCTTCCACCGCCATCGGCTCCTATACCTACGGCTTCGTGTACGGCCTGTTCCCCATCGTCTGGATCGTCATCACCGCCATCTGGGTGTACAACATGAGCGTCGAGTCCGGCGAGTTCGAGATCATCAAGAACTCCCTGGCTTGCATCACCGATGACCGCCGCCTTCAGGCCGTGTTCATCGGCTTCGCCTTCGGCTCCTTCATCGAAGGCACCGCCGGCTTCGGCACTCCCGTGGCCATCACCGCGGCCATGCTGGTGGGCCTCGGCTTCAACCCCCTGTACGCCGCCGGTCTCTGCCTGCTGGCCAACACCGCCCCCGTGGCCTTCGGCGCGGTCGGTATCCCCATCACCGCCCTGGCCGGCGCCACCAAGCTGAACGAGATGCACATCTCCGCCATCGTCGGCCGCCAGCTGCCCTTCCTGTCCATCATCGTGCCCATCTGGCTGTCCGTCACCATGTGTGGCTTCAAGCGCACCCTGGAAGTCCTTCCCGCCCTGCTGGTGGCCGGCGTGTCCTTCGCCGGTACCCAGTTCCTGATGTCCAACTTCCACGGCCCCACCCTGCCCGACATCCTGTCGGCCATCGTGACCATCGTCGCCCTGTGGGCCTTCCTGCGCGTGTGGAAGCCCAAGAACGTGTTCCACTTCCCCGACGAGCCCGCGCCCACCGGCCCGGCCGTTTGCAACTACAGCTCCGGCGAGATCCTGCGCGCCTGGATGCCCTACATCATCCTGGCCATCCTGGTGCTGCTCCAGGGCTGGCCCTCCATCAAGCCCGTCCTGGCCAAGGCCGTCGACATCGGCATTGACTGGCCTATGTACCACAACATGGTTGCCAAGCTGGTCGGCGACAAGGCGACCCCCCTGCCCGTCGTCTACCACTTCCAGCCCCTGGCCGCCGCCGGCACCGCCATCCTGCTCTCCGGCATCCTGGCCCTGTTCATCATGCCCAACTACAGCGTCGGCCGCGCCATCGGCTGCTTCG
Protein-coding regions in this window:
- a CDS encoding PAS domain-containing protein; its protein translation is MKSLTAAAVLLFVFLCGLGHAQVEVNKKKILYVNSYHNGYAWSDQILEGMRTALDKSTVPYDLQIEYMDSKRFTGPNMDSTLETLYREKYRGSSFDAIIVSDDNAYQFILAYGQSLFPGVPVIFCGVNDFDPAQIKGRMNITGVVEYPDFEANIRLANKLTPDATRMVVIGDYSLTGQAIRKQLLKSAAKFRSQMTFEFWDVRTLPELYERTAELTDKDMIFLIPIYLGTENQVYSVEEVCDIISKRLTVPIYSAWQFMLGHGIVGGKLHSGQGEGELAAKMALQILAGEPPSHIAVVDKFDDPYLFDYLVLKRFSIPEDKLPMGATLINEPLSFYTINKQIVWISLSGFFLLVFVLVLLATSIIQKRSVEMQIKNQLSFLSILMDTIPLPLSYKSLDGLYLGCNMAFEKWFGVMRGDLLGNAAHPLATRFDAAERHLLAKPGVLSFETDMLDAVGNTHGVIVSKATYRDAKGEIAGVVEAIQDITLRREAEKALRRSQSMLQTVLNNIPQLVYWKGRDLNYLGVNRSFLDFFGLEGPEDIVGKDVSALLPDEDTASIEEANRRVLLSGHPVHRREWTLNMDGREPVSLEMTIVPLHDEKGEIMGVLGTAEDVTAKLSLERQLLQSQKMEAIGALAGGIAHDFNNILTSIINSTELALMDLPAESDTALDLERTLKAARRGSRLVQQILSFSRPSQEGFAPTDMAEVVHEALAIFAATLPRNITLSERIDVHPAIAFADPTQVHQIVMNLCANAFQAMREKGGHMSIELTERELDEVQAEMINIPAGRYLRLSVTDSGPGIPPDIMDRIFDPFFTTKSKGEGTGLGLAVVHGIVKSHRGGLKVVSQPGSRTSFEIYLPKQGDFDSGKLLALPAAGPVRRGDEHILFVEDDEDQLKVIPRVLKLLGYAVTAKNGAADALDFLAKTPGQVEVVVTDFDMPGLSGVEFAERLATLAPKLPVILVSGRRSSLTAAERAGNIRTVLLKPYNGDDLARAIGQVLDAGRK
- a CDS encoding sigma-54-dependent transcriptional regulator, which codes for MSTILVIDDDQEIRDTFQSLSRRMHYRFLGAGNLADGLALVRSEAVDVVLLDIRLPDGNGLDALPDIRRGDNPPEVIILTGLGDPDGAEMAISGGAWDYLVKPAPIKQTMLSLTRALKYHKEKGQDVSTVSLRREAIIGSSPRMEACLDLVAQASRLTGPVLITGETGTGKELMARTIHQNSPRATGDFVAVDCASLTETLLESTLFGHRKGSFTGADQDRPGLVKLADGGTLFLDEVGEMPMGIQKAFLRVLQEKRFRPVGASAEVQSDFRLIAATNRDLEEMAARGEFRQDLLFRLKTFVIALPSLRERREDIKLLTLSHLDALCQRYGLPTKGVGTDFSDMLMAYSWPGNVRELFGVLERALAAAGMEPTLYAKHLPPEVRIQVMKASIERGRREETPVQLPVPQHKEPCAGILPTLKAFKESKEREYLDALLFQTERDLTAMLDTSGLSRSHLYALLKKHNIVL
- a CDS encoding FAD-binding oxidoreductase, which produces MVSQSLKQAFAGVVGNDNVMDAEADKHSYSYDAAVLDPVLPSLVVRPTTMEAMGKVVKLCNDNGLPITVRGAGTNLSGGTIPSKGGVVLLTNALDKILEINEEDMYAVVQTGAITAKFAAAVAAKGLFYPPDPGSQAASTLGGNVAENAGGLRGLKYGVTKDYVMGVNFFDVEGNYCKSGSRTVKCVTGLNIPQLMVGSEGTLAVMSEFILKLIPPPQASKAMMAIFPDVMTASRTVSAIIANKVVPCTLEFMDNFTIGAVEGYAKVGLPTDAGSLLLIEVDGHPAQVAEEAEKVENICKQNGCTRLQVAKDAAERNKVWEARRAALSSLARLRPTTVLEDATVPRSKIPAMMESLNKIAKDYKLTIGTFGHAGDGNLHPTILCDRRDKEEFHRVEKGVDAIFQAALDLGGTLSGEHGIGLAKSKYMELETNKASVLYSKRIKAAADPKNILNPGKILGE
- a CDS encoding (Fe-S)-binding protein, whose product is MADLNQMIKMLGELDDQLVNCMRCGMCQSVCPLFAETGRESDVARGKIALLEFLGHEMIQDAKAVKDRLDKCLLCGSCAAACPSGVKAVDIFLKARAIVTAYVGLSPVKKAIFRGMLSKPKLFNNLLALGTKFQGFFTSPVNDIIGSSCSKLLSPLLGDRHLLSLADKPLRSIGNLNTAPGKSGLKVAFFYGCVVDKMFTSVGEAILKVFKHHGVGVYMPIDQVCCGVPSLASGDMKSFEDLVRMNLKLFGKGDFDYIITPCGTCTSAFHHVWPLMGTGLSQAERDQIEMLAGKAMDINAFIADKLGVTEVEPSSDAKKVTIHDPCHLKKSLGVSGQVRTVLKANPNLNVVEMSGSDVCCGCGGSFNLQHYSVSTKIGKKKRDSIAATGAEIVAAGCPACMMQIADMMSQAGDRVAIKHPVELYAQTLG
- a CDS encoding L-lactate permease, with product MEAWTQIYDPISKSIGISALVAGIPIYALFYLLAVKRMKGHVAGGIASLLALVLGILVWGIPASTAIGSYTYGFVYGLFPIVWIVITAIWVYNMSVESGEFEIIKNSLACITDDRRLQAVFIGFAFGSFIEGTAGFGTPVAITAAMLVGLGFNPLYAAGLCLLANTAPVAFGAVGIPITALAGATKLNEMHISAIVGRQLPFLSIIVPIWLSVTMCGFKRTLEVLPALLVAGVSFAGTQFLMSNFHGPTLPDILSAIVTIVALWAFLRVWKPKNVFHFPDEPAPTGPAVCNYSSGEILRAWMPYIILAILVLLQGWPSIKPVLAKAVDIGIDWPMYHNMVAKLVGDKATPLPVVYHFQPLAAAGTAILLSGILALFIMPNYSVGRAIGCFGRTIHQLRWPIVSIGNIVGLAFVMNANGMSTTLGLALATTGALFPFFSPILGWLGVFLTGSDTSSNLLFGNLQKTTATAIGVNPELCAAANTSGGVTGKMISPQSIAVGVAATGLHGKDGDIFRFTLWHSVAMLLFICTLTMLMAYPLKWMLPG